The following nucleotide sequence is from Trifolium pratense cultivar HEN17-A07 linkage group LG2, ARS_RC_1.1, whole genome shotgun sequence.
ctgaataagcgattgatttccacctttctttttcttagtgcttGCGAGCTTCGATAAAatatctgctcttgcattgTGTTCACGAGGAACGTGCTTGATTTCGGTTTGTCTGAATTTGGTTAACTTCtctttgatcaagtttaaatattccgtgagtcgctcgtcttttgtttggtattccccggttatttgtgatgcgacgagctgtgagtccgtgaatattttaatttcctcggcttccatgtcctgagccaaccttaaccctgccaagaaagcttcgtattcggcttggttgtttgtggttggaaaggcgagctcgagtgaaacttctatgagcgctccttcaccgctttcgagtatgatacctgcaccactcccttgtggatttgaggatccatctacgaagatggtccatttgtttttgttcggggtagatggtgtggtcatctcggctatgaagtctgctagcacttgggcttttaaagcctttctgctttcgaaaaagatttcgaattcggacaactcgagcgaccattttagcattcgtcctgtcatatccggcctcgcaaggagttgcttaatcggttgatcagttcgaaccacgatggagtgagctaagaaatagtgtcttaACTTCCTTgcggccatgactactgctaaggccgttttttcaatctgtaagtatcggagttctggtccttgcagagccttGCTCACGAAATAGACaggtttttgcccttgctcggtttctcttatgagaacggcgctgatggcctccgatgctacggcgAGATAAAGATATAGGGTTTCCCCTTCGTTGGGTCGCGTTAGTACTGGGGGTTCGGATAATGCTCGTTTTAAGTGTTGTAGCGCGTCCTCGCATTCCTGTGTCCATTCGAATGCGGATTCTTTTctaagtaatttgaataaaggcagcgcgtgttgagcggatttcgcgacaaaacgagataaggctgtGAGCATCCCATTTAATGATTGTATTGATTTCTTTGAGTCCGGCGTGGGAAATTCAAAgaatgctctgcatttatcggggttagcttcgattcctctttcggttaagtaaaacccgaggaatttcccagcttttacgccgaacgtacatttttcaggattgaatctcatgttatactttctcgcttggtcgaatactctttttagatgggctgtatgatcgacttcctcttcggatttgacgatcatatcatccatgtagacttcgagcatgtcaccgatttcattattgaagactttgttcatcatcctttggtatgtggcgcctgcgtttttaagtccgaaaggcattacgttgtaataataattaccggattcggtcataaacgctgttttctttttatcgatttcagccatttttatttgattataacccgagtacgcatccataaacgatagtaatttaaatcctgatgaattatctactaatttgtctatgttaggtaaagggtaagcgtctttagggcaagccctattaagatcggtatagtcaacacacatgcgccattttccattcgatttcttaacaagtacaacattggatagccaggtggtatacctagcttccgaaatgaaatttgcctcgaggaggtcttttacagctttttcggcagcctccgctttttcgggagactgcttcctacgccgctgaacaacggcactagccctaggatctaaagtcagctggtgacaagcgacctcagggtcgataccaggcatctctgcagcgctccaggcgaacagttcagcattgtccttaaggcaggcgatcagctgctttttgaccaagtcggggagtccagttccaatcttgatccctttgagggggtcttcgcccaagggcaccagctcgaaatctccgtccgggatggggcggtagattttcttttcagcatcggCGAGGTCCTtctgtttttcttcttgatgctcctttttcgtgagtcgagcatcgatgtcgacggaacctccaatagtgtttacccccggatttttcttttcagttttcttggggGTTGCCACGGTGCTCAGATTCTTTGCCGCGGCCTCGAAGCATCTCCTCGCAGCAGCTATGTCGCCGTTGATGGTGGCGACCTGGCCGTCCGgtgtgtagtatttcagcttTAAGTGGACAGTGGACGACACAGCAAATAGCTCCGCTAAAGTagttctgccgatgatgcagttgtacagcgagggacagtcgacgaccatgaattgcGTCCTCACGGATTTCATAGCCTTTTCCTCGCCGAAGGTGACGATGAGGTCCACATATCCCCAAGGCTTGGTAGTCGACCCATTGAACCCCTGAAGGTCGGGTCCTACGTAAGGGACCAAGTTTTTCTCCGACAGCTGTAAAGTTTTGAATAGCCCCGAGTACATCACGTCACACGAGCTTCCCTGATCAacgaggatgcggtggacgtcgaagttcGCCATGCGAGCCCTcaccaacagtggtatctgaTAGTTTGGCGAGCCCCCAGGGacttctgatttgtagaaggccagcggGTCGGAATCTCCCTCGGGTTTGGTGACGGTGATGGGAGTCACCGAGCAAACGTTCTCCAGCTCATCGAACTTTCTTTTCACCGATCCGAGAGTGATTTTGTTCAGCCCTCCACCTGTTATCACCAGtgcttttgggaaattttcccatgagccgttcaggtgggcgttgaaatgcctcaGGAGCGCTCCCTCGTCTGACCCCGGGGATGGGAGTGGAATTTCAGGTGCTGAGATGGCAAGCGCCTGAGGGACGATGCCTCTGTTTTCCTGCTCGGgaacatcaatggccattgcgacctcttgaggctcccgcctttgctgttgttgttgttgtgcttgttcgTCGTTCTGAACATACCTGCGGGCATAGCCCTTttgtatcagaatctcgatggcatctttcaagtggacacagtcctcagtgacgtgtccgtggcttttatgatagcgacaaaatttcgtcctatcagtatttgccttcatgggctgctgtctcgggaagtggatcccagcctttttgaagtccgcagcggagacttcggcgaaaatgcgatctcttgacgcattcagtggagtatatgttgtgaattttccccgaggaggtttggaatcttttatcctttcctccctttgcttttcgttacctcttcgcgaggttccagcttcGTCCTTTTCATGgttcctggttttttcttgacttttCGGCCTTCTTATATCTTTGGCCCTTTGTTTCTCCTCGTAGGTAATGTACTTCTTCGCTTTTTCGAAGAATGCATCCAGCGTTTTCGGCTCTTCGATACCGACAGCTTTAGCAAAGTCGCTGTCTGGATGTAATCCCCTGTCGAGGAGGTACAGCTTCATGCTCTCATCGACCTTCACTTCAACGGCTGCCttgttgaaccgttcgaggTAGGCCCTTAGAGGCTCGTTCTCGCCTTGGATGATGGCCTCGAGGGTTGCTTCAGTTTTTGGGTGACGCCTCGAGGAAGTGAAGTGAGCCCGGAAGCGGGCGCACAGGTCCGACCAAGAATCTACggatcctggcgccaagctcttgtaccaagccatagcgcctttcctcagagttgtgggaaagagcttacacttgatagagcctcgtacatttctgtactcgaggagagcttcaagattttcgatgtgctcgtccgggtctgtcgagccatcgtaggtatccattgccggtggtttttcgagtccgaccggtagggggagttctcggatccttcgggagagggggccttggtggTTGTCTCTCtcttccggggatcggttcCTCTGGCGACGAGGAGGATTGTCCCTTCTAGGGGAGTGTCTCCTCGgcggggtggagtttcgagatatagcctcgtttctcctttcgcttctgtggcgaggtggtgagcgagacctggagtaggttctgctcctcactggtgtgggtgaacggcgagCTGGGCGAGCTTGCGCCGTGATCCTCGACTCGgcaattgcgtcgatgcgaCGGCTTTGTTGCTCGAGCCTTTGATTCTGCTGTTCGAATCGCTGGTTCTGTTGCAGCAGTAAGTCcgactggcggttgattgcattgaccagcgcagccatcatttcttgcatgggaacgcccggagggatagccgctgccggagtcgcctgtggcggggtagccacagggatctgcggttcttctgggttgtagggctcgtaATGCGCGTTTTGCTCTCCCtggccatcttccgttacggaggcgaaTTGTCCATCCTGCGGATGGTATGCCGCGTAATCCATTGGTGATCCATGgttctccgccacgtgctccgggatttggtggttgttaacgccagccattggtcgtgaaagggtgttttgaggaagtttttagtttttggtttgaataaacagggaaactatggtccccacagacggcgccactgatcgtgtagaccagaaagatgcgacttcgccggcgtttgcggtggttgagagcgtttgagacccctgttggagcggaggggggttgtgtacctgcaggcactccgacgctcaagtcagtatgtgtgtaaggttttcttagctataaaaaatgcgtaccttgcaaatgaagtgagatgcatatatatagcccccagcgctgggctaaggcccttgatggcattaatggccatcaagtggctgccggaaaacggcttggaggccttgatgtgcagtaaatgctcatcattccggtttacggccgttacaatacgcaagggtatctgaccgttaggacgtgctcggatggtgtatgtgttcgacaccctctgatgctcgagctcgatgctcggcccagaacaacAACCTTTCTTGATTAATGTTTAAACTACTTCAGCTCACCTACTGCTTACGAATCTCGAACCATTTTTGCAACGAATGAAGGTCTAGTGATTGATTTGGCTAGGAGTGGAATGACAATTATTGCACACAGTGTTATTACGACTCTTCCTAATACACCAGACTAAAATAATTAGCTAACCTGCAATATTCCGGTCCTCGTTCCCGTCAATATTATTATAACTCCACTCTACTACACTTTCAACTTGCATATTGTTGTAGTAAGAGAAATCGAGATACCAGAAGCAGtgaagttttttaaaaaataataattttctttccttgtATCATTACGAAAGAGGAATGAATCGGTTATAGTATTATTACCTTACGAATTGTGGAAGAGAAGTTTTGATCACAAGTTAAGCAACGTAGCAAATTCTCTACTCGTCCACACGAACGATTCTCCTATGGTTCCCAGTGCTAGCCAAGCGATCAGAGGTTATAGAGAGAGTGTGTGTTTTGTTCTTTCAAAACGCGAGTTACCTATGACTTTGGCACAACGGTTCTATTTACAGAACCGCTTGTGTATGCAACAAAGTCAAGTGGTTAGCAATAAATAATTAGCAATTTTACTAACCACGCCCTATTCATAAGTCTTGTTTATGTTTATCCTTATGACTGTTCtattgtgtgtgaccctataagATTTTGCCACGTTGGCAATATTAAAtctcatatttaatattataaacagtgagcggtatatcgctgctacccaagtgacaaAATGTTAGGTGATCAGATGAAACCTTTTCATGATAATGTATATGTGTAGTTGTGTACAATTACTCATTTGTCTTtgtatctatattgaacacaagacaTAGATAGTGTCATCCTTGAATAgttcaatatttatatttcttgaCCCCGAAACATACTGAGTAACGAATAAGTCCAATATTTCATATTGAGTTAATTCAGCATGGCCATGCAATTTTTCCGTCATGTTCATCAAAAGGCCTAAAGATAAATCCCCTACTATTATGCAACTTTTAGATGCTCTTGATTCAGTACAAAAATTTAGACGCAAAATAGACCCAATTTTATTCCACTGTTTATGTTATAAACACATTCTTTCCTTCGATACaccttaaattttaaaaaattataccaaTGCccttatatttttgtatttggactgccttaatttttttattttgcacctTGTTCCCAAAATTTCTCATCTAATCTTCTTACCAAAGTTTACAACTTTCACTAGAaactcaaaactcaaaatttacAAGCGTTATATGATCAAAATTTACTTACATGTAATATGTTTTTGAAAAGTAATAAATCACAGGAGCATGGCAGTTATCTAAAAACAGTTTGTGTAAACGTGCTTAAACAAGTTTGTTTAAATACTTCAATTAAAGTTGATAAACGTATTAATTTGAgttgtaataaataaaaattaaaaatttaaagtgagaaaaagaaatgattttttttttgtttaccgtaaaataaaataaaaaaagaatactGTCAGTTTTTGGTAGGGGTGGGCATAAAAAtccaaaaaccaaaccaaacctgTAAACTGAACCGGACCAAACCATTTAAAATCGaaccaatttttaaaaaaaccaaacaaaactgTTGTGAGATAACAGttcatttatcattttttttaatacagaTCCAGTTTAACTGTAAACTGAACCAATAAACCAAAATTACTAAAACTCTAAAAGACTAaaactaaaaccctaaaatcaaatTTGAACCCTAAAATCAGAATGAAAATTCGTTCTCTCTGTCTCTCTCGGATTCATCTTAGCCGATATTCATGGGATGGGCTTCTATGTAAAAGCAACTGGGCGTAAAACCGATACTATGTCTAAGCTTGACTGGATGAGAGTCTTTGCTTTATCAGCTTTTTCCAAGTAATCTTGATGAGATTGGTGTTTTGATCCTTTATTCATAAGAAACCAAGGAACATAAAAAATGGCAGTGATGAGAACTAAGCCAGCAAAAACATGCTTCTTATCGCCGCTATAAAGAACATGATCAATCTTTGATCGGAATCCACCACCTCCGATTTTGGTACCTTCGTTCTTCGTTTTCGATTTTGCTTCTTTgctcatttttctttctttcgcTTTCTGTGATTTAATTCTTCCTTCTGCCAATGATACTAATTAATCTCATTTAGCAAAAGGAAAATGTATATCTTTTTAGAGATGTTGTTGTTATAGTTTTTGCTAGCTTTCCATTCAATGTTTGTGTTAGTTTTGATGATATTCAAAATCTTGATGCATCAAATAATGTCAATGAACACGACTAGGTTAGGGAAGATATTCAGCAACAATAGTTGAGAAGCCTTCACATGTTATGAACGAAGTTGAAGATGATTCTAATCTGGATATGATACTTTATTAGACTCCATGGACTAAAAAACATTCAAACAATAATTATTGCGCTGATGTATGTTGTGTAGGTACCTATGACGTCTTTAGCCGGATCAGGAGAGCCACCCTTACCTCCACCTGGTGGTGGTGGAGATTTAGGTGGGCATGGGTCAGACCCACCTACACGTGGACGGGGTAAAAGGCTTGCACACCGCGACCTCAAGCGTAGAATGGTGTACAACCGCAATTTGACGTCTATGCCCTGTCGCCTTAACCCAGATGGTACCGAGGTACCACTTGTTCTTGATCCAGAGGAAGAAACACGTGTAGATGACGAAATTAATCCTGCTGATCTTTTGACAACctctttatatattaattatcaaTACAATAATTAATATTCTTTATAATAATTTGATGTACATTTTGTTAATTGTGTAGTTTTCAACCACAAAAAGCCACCTCGACATCCATCAGTGCAGCGGTTGAGAAAAACTTCCATCAACCATGGCTTTCATGGAAAGAGATTAAAAAGGATAAGATTGCCTGGGAGTCGTTTTGGAATACTTTTCGTGTAAGAAATAGTatactttaatttttaattaattttatcattaattatatattaatcattaataatatttatattattttgcgTTACGAACAGGTAAAATGCACTTGGATGACACAATTAGACCAAACGATGATTAAAATATTCGACCAGAAATGTTCAAAGAGATTGTCAACTTTGTTATCTAAGGCGCGTGATTCAGGAAAAAAACCTGACTGGATTGGTGAAAACGCTTGGCCTGGTTTGCAAGAAAAATGGGGTACCGCTGGTTATAAGAAAAAATGTGAACAGGCGGCAACAAATAAAGTGTCTAATAGTAGAGGAGGGTGCATCCACAGGGGTGGACAAACATCCGGTGCTTCATTTCATGCTCAATTTTTCCAAGATAATGAACGTGATCCAACAATGTTAGACGTGCACGAGTACTTCCATAAAAAACCTGACGGGACATGGGATACAGTAGAAGCGGCACGAGTACAGGTATTAGGTATATATAAGTTTGTTTGTTTACTATATTAAATAGAAAAAGGAAATCACTTATGTTCTTtcctatatttttctttcttattgtTTGGCTTTTCTTTGTGGACTTGATGGTGTGCAAGTT
It contains:
- the LOC123905341 gene encoding uncharacterized protein LOC123905341, whose amino-acid sequence is MSKEAKSKTKNEGTKIGGGGFRSKIDHVLYSGDKKHVFAGLVLITAIFYVPWFLMNKGSKHQSHQDYLEKADKAKTLIQSSLDIVSVLRPVAFT